Below is a genomic region from Aurantimonas sp. HBX-1.
ATTCATGATGGCGGCGCTTTTCTGGAAGCTGCGGCCCTTCTGGAAGATCGCAAATTCCTGCTGCAGCGCGACCATTTCCTCGATCCCGCCGTATTCCTCGGGCGCCCCGCTCTGCGCCGGTGCAAAGCGAATATTCAGTAATTCGAAGAGGTTGTTGATGTAGACATCATCCTCTCCCATGATCCTTCCCATTGGAAACCCTCTTCCTTGTGGAATCGACAAGTCACTTGGAAAACGCCGATCGGACTTCGTGACGCGGGGCGATCAGCTAGCAATTTCGCAGGAAGAACGGCGACAAGGTTTTTGGCCTTGATACTCCGATCCTGCCGCCGTCCTTAAGCAGGGAGTTCGATTCCCGATGCCTCAGGCGTTGAGAGAGATACTCGCAGGCGCCGGAGACTGCGCCGCGACAATCGAGTTGGCCGCTTCGTTCTCTGGCCGTGCGGAATTTCTTGGCCGCATGGGCAGCGAAATTGTCAGGTAAGGAACGTCGATGAAGAAGCCTTCGATTGGACCACTCTCCACGAAGACCCGCCGCATTCCTTCGACGCGAGAATCGTGCGCCTTGAAATACACGGGCAGTGGCGTCCTGGAAGCAAGGTTCCTGATCAGCGAAGCGACAATGGCTTCGTCGCCGTTCACCCCGTCGATATTCGACTCGTAGGAGTTCAGATCGGCAAGAACCCGATACCAGCGGTTCCTTGCGCGGGTGTTCCAGAAACCGCCCAAATTCATGATCGCGGCACTGTCCCGCAGGCTCCGCCCTTCCCGGAAGATCCTGAACTCTTTCTGCAGCGCGACCATCTCCTCGATCCCACCGAAATCGTCCTCGCCGTAGCCCTGGGGGGGCGCAAAACGAAGATTCAGCAGCTCGAAGAGGTTATTGATGTAGACATCATCCTCTTGCATTATCTTACCCATGGAACGCCTCCTTGCGTTGCATAGCTTAGGGTTGGGAAACGAAGCTTACATATCATGACGCAAGGGCATGTCAAAGACTGTATCTTAATTTTTCTTGCAGAGAGATAACTCTTCCTGCTCGGACCGACCCGGCCCCGCTGCACGCGGCCGGCGTTTCGCGTGCCGAGTCACTGTTGTTGAGACCGCCTACTGCCACGGGGACGCGCTGTCGCCGGATCGTCCGCTTGCCTCGCCTCGCGCCCGACCATAGGTTCGCGGCAGCGTTCCCTGCCCCGTGATCTCCGAGTCCTCCATGCCCCGATACAATTCCGTCCTCGATGCCATCGGCAACACGCCGCTGATCCGTCTCCACCGCGCGTCGGAGGAGACCGGCTGCGAGATCTACGGCAAGGCGGAGTTCCTCAATCCCGGCCAGTCGGTGAAGGATCGCGCCGGGCTGGCGATCATCCGCGACGCCGAGGACAAGGGCCTGCTCGACCCTGGCGCGATCATCGTGGAAGGCACGGCGGGCAACACCGGCATCGGCCTGGCGCTGGTCGCCAATGCGCTCGGCTACCGCACGGTCATCGTCATTCCGGAAACCCAGAGCGAGGAAAAGAAGGACGCGCTGCGGTTGATGGGCGCCGAGCTGATCGAGGTCCCGGCGGTCCCCTACAGGAATCCCAACAACTACGTGAAGCTGTCGGGGCGGCTCGCCGAGCAGCTGGCCCGCACCCATCCGCAGGGCGCCATCTGGGCGAACCAGTTCGACAACGTCGCCAATCGCGACGCGCATGTGGTGACCACCGCCGAGGAGATCTGGCATCAGACCGCCGGCGAGGTCGACGGCTTCATCTGCGCCGTCGGCACCGGCGGCACGCTCGCCGGCACGGCAATCGGCCTGAAGCGCCGCTCCGGTCGCATCAAGATCGGCATCGCCGACCCGATGGGCGCCTCGCTGTACAATTACTACGCCCACGGCGAGCTGAAGGCGGAAGGCTCGTCGATCACCGAGGGTATCGGCCAGGGCCGGATCACCGCCAATCTCGAGGGCTTCAAGCCGGATTTCGCCTACCAGATCCCGGACGAGGACGCGCTGCGGATCGTCTTCGGGCTGGTGCGGGAGGAAGGCCTCTGCCTCGGCGGCTCGTCCGGCATCAACATCGCCGGCGCGATCCGCATGGCACGCGAGATGGGACCCGGCCACACGATCGTGACGGTGCTCTGCGACTACGGCAACCGCTACCAGTCGAAGCTGTTCAACCCGGCCTTCCTCAGGGAGAAGGGTCTGCCGACCCCTGACTGGATCGAGGCGAAGCCGGAATTCGACATCCCCTACGAGAGCGTGAGCGAGCAGTGACGGAGCGCGTCTACCAGGAGGATTCCTACCTCTCGACGATGGAGGCCCGGCTCGAGCGGATCGAGCCGGCGACCGGCGACGGGCCTGCCGGCCTGGTCCTTGCCCGCACCAATTTCTTCGCCGCCGGCGGCGGCCAGCCCGGCGACAGCGGCTTCGTCGAGACCGAGGACGGGCGCCAGATCCGGGTCGTCGATACAGTCTACGCCCCGGACAAGACGACGGTTCTGATGCTGGCGGAAGCCGGGGCCGCCCTGCCGGAGCCAGGCGCGACGCTGGTGCTGCATGTCGACTGGAAGCGCCGCTACAGGCTGATGCGGATGCACACGGCCTGCCATCTGCTCAGCGTCGTCTGCCCCTTCCCGATCACCGGCGCCGCCGTTGGCGAGGACGAGAGCCGCGTCGATTTCGACATTCCGGACGCGTCCGCCGACAAGGCCGAGATCACCGCCAAGATGATGCAGCTGGTGAGCGACAATCACCCGGTGTTCACGCGCTGGATCACCGACGCCGAACTCGACGCCAATCCCGGCCTGGTGAAGTCGGCGAACGTCCGCCCGCCGCGCGGCACCGGCCGGATCCGGCTGGTCTGCATCGGCGAGGACGGTTCGGTCGACACCCAGCCCTGCGGCGGCACCCACGTGCAGGAGACCGGCGAGGTCGGCGAGATCCACATCGGCAAGATCGAGAAGAAGGGCAAGATCAACCGCCGCTTCCGGATCCGCTTCGGCCCGCTCCCGGCTTGAGAAATAGCCGCGCCGAACTGCCTTCCGCTCCCGCCCTCCGCACGACTATGCTGATCCGCGCCGCCGGCCCCAGCCGAAAGCCCGGCGCACCCGACACGAGACCATCGCCATGACGCAGAACCCCTTCCTGATCACCCCCGAGCAGCTCGCCGAGACGCTCGGCCGGCCCGGCATCGCGGTGGTGGACGCCTCGTGGTACCTGCCGGCGCAGAACCGCTTCGCCCGCGCCGAATACGAGCAGGCGCACATTCCGGGCGCCGTGTTCTTCGACCAGGACGCGGTGGTGGATCCGGCCTCCCATTTGCCGCACACGCTGCCGCCGGAGGCGGTCTTCGCGGAGGCGGCCGGGCGGATGGGAATTTCCGACACCGACACGATTGTCGTCTATGACGGCATGGGCCTGTTCTCGGCGCCGCGGGTCTGGTGGCTGTTCCGGGTGTTCGGCGCGAGGGACGTGCGCCTCCTCGACGGCGGCTTTCCCGCCTGGCAGGCCGCCGGGCTGCCGGTCGAGGCCGAGGTGCCCTCGCCCGCGCCCGCCGTGTTCGACGCCCGGCTCGACCGCGATGCGGTAGCCTCGCTGGACGAGATGAAGGCCTGGGTCGCGGGCGGCGGCCGGCAGATCGCCGACGCACGGCCCGCCGACCGCTTCGCCGGCGAGGCGCCCGAGCCGCGCGCCGGCGTCCGCGCCGGCCACATGCCGGGCGCCGCCAGCGTGCCCATCGGCCTCGTCACCGACGAAGGCCGGCTCAAACAGCCCGAGGCGCTGCGCGAGACCTTCGCGGCGGCGGGCGTCGACCCGGACGGGCCGGTGGTCACCAGCTGCGGCTCCGGCGTCACCGCCGCGGTGCTCAGCCTGGCGCTCGCCTCGCTCGGCAACCGTGACGTCAAGCTCTACGACGGCTCGTGGACCGAATGGGGCTCGGCCACCGACACCCCCGTCGAGACCGGGCGCTGACGCGATGCCCCTCCTGACCACCACGGTGACCAGCCTGCAGCTCAGCAATCCGCCCGAGCACATGGTCCCGCCGCCCTCCTTCCCCGAGCCGATCGTCGTCGAGGAGGTGCCGCGGATCCCGCTGGAGCGCTACCGCGCGCTCTACCGGGCCGTCGGCGAGCCGCATCACTGGACCTCGCGGCTGCTGCCGGACGAGGATCTGCGCCGCGAGATCTACGGCCCCGCCATCCGGATCTTCGTCGCCTCGAGCGGTGCGGCGCCCGTCGGCTGGTTCGAGATCGAGACGCGGCCGGCGATCGGCGAGTCGCGCATCGTGCATCTCGGCGTGATGCCGGGGTTCCGCGGCCGCGGCCTCGCCGGCTTCCTGCTGTCGCAGGCGATCCGGGCGGGGTTTTCGACGGGCATCACCTGCGTCTCGATCGAGACCAACACGCTGGACCATCCGGCGGCGCTGCCGCTCTACCTGAAGCACGGGTTCCGTCCCTTTGCCACCCGCGAGGTCCAGACGCCGGCGATCGTGCCGACCGCCGCACGGACCCCGGCGACGACGCCGTGAGGGTGATCGCCTTCGCCGACGCCGACGGGCTGCTGTCCTGGACCAGCGTCGCCGACGCGATCGCCGCGGGCCATCGCCTGCCGGCGCCGGAGATCGGCGACATGCTGCTGTCGAGCGACGGCCGAAGCCTGCTCAACCGGGCGGCCTGGATCCCCGGCCTCGGCATCGCGCTGAAATCGGTCACCGTCTATCCGGACAATCCCCGCCAGGACCCGCCCCTGCCGACGGTGCAGGGCAGCGTGCTGGTGTTCGACGAGGCGAGCGGCGCGCCGGTGGCGCTGGTCGACGGCATCCTCGTCACCAAATGGAAAACTGCCGGCGACTCGGTGCTCGGCGCGCGGCTGCTTGCCCGGCCGGACTCGCGACGCCTGCTGATCTGCGGCGCCGGCGCCCTGGCGCGCTCGCTGGTCGCGGCCTACCGGGAGGTGTTTCCGGGGCTCGACGAGATCCGCATCTGGAACCGGACGCCGGAGAAGGCGGCGCAGCTGGCGGCCGAATGGCAGGCGGAGGGCATCGCCGTCCGCGCCGTCACCGATCTTCCGGCCGCCGTTGCCGATTCCGACATCGTCTCGACCGCGACGATGGCGGTCGAGCCGTTCCTCGAGGGAGCGTGGCTTCGCCCGGGCACCCATGTCGACCTGATCGGCGCCTACCGGCCGGACATGCGCGAAGCCGACGACGCGGTGCTGACGCGGGGCGAGCTGTTCGTCGATTCCCGCCGCACCACGATCGGCCATATCGGCGAGATCGAGATCCCGCTGCGGCGCGGCGTGATCGATGCCGCCGCCATTCGCGGCGACCTCGCCGAACTCGTCTCCGGCAAGGTCGGCCGCAGCGGCCCAGACGCCATTACGGTGTTCAAGAACGGCGGCGGCGCCCATCTCGACCTGATGGTCGCCGACCTCATCCGCCGCACCGTCACGGCACTAGGCTGAAGAGGCGGCAGACGCGCGAACGTCATGGCGGCGGTTTCGCCGGCGGCCGAGACGCGATAGAGCTTCGGGCCTTCCGCCGCCAACCGGACGGTTTCCCGTGATCCTTCGCCTCGTCGTCGTCTTCGTCTTCCTTCTCGCCCTGAGCCTTGCGGCCGTCTGGTTCGCCGGGCCGCGCGAGCCGGCCGACCTCGCCTCGAGCTTCGATCCGGCGGTGATCGGCAACGATCCCGACGCCTATCTCGCCCGCACCGAGGCGGACGTGCCGAACCTGCGGCCGAACGCGCAGAAGGAGATCGTCTGGGCGTTCCCGGCATCGAAGGCCCGCACGCCGCTGGCGATCGTCTACGTGCACGGGTTCTCGGCCGCCAAGGGCGAGACCCGCCCGCTCGCCGACGACGTCGCCCGGGCGCTCGGCGCCAACCTCTTCTACACGCGCCTTTCCGGCCATGGCCGCGACGGCGCGGCGATGGAGCAGGCGACGGTCAACGACTGGGTCAACGACCTCGCCGAGGCGGTCGCCATCGGCCGGGCGATCGGCAACCGCGTCGTGATCATCGCCACCTCCACCGGCGCGGCGCTCGCCGCCACCGCCGCCGCCGAGGGTGGCTTCATGCAGGACGTCGCCGGGCTGGTGCTGATCTCGCCGAATTTCGGGCTGCTCGACCGCTGGTCCTTCGTGCTCGACCTGCCCTTCGCCCGCGAGATCCTGCCGCTCCTCGGCGGCGACAGCTACGGGTTCGAGCCCGCCAGTCCGGCGCAGGCCGAGAACTGGACGACGCGCTATCCGATCGGCGCGCTCGCCCCGATGGGCGCGCTGCTGCGGGCGGCGCGCTCGGCGGACTTCCAGGCGGTGCTGACGCCGCTGCTGGTGCTCTACTCGACGCGCGACGCGATCGTCGACCCGGCCGCGACGGAAGCGGTGGTCGCGGAATGGGCCGGCCCGGCCGAAGCCGTGGAGGTCACCGGCAGCGGCGATCCGGCCAATCACGTTCTCGCCGGCGACATCCTCTCGCCGCAGACGACGGCGGACGTCGCCGCGCGGATCACCGCGTGGATCGAGGCCCCTCCGCCCGGCTGAACCGGCCTATCGCGTGCGCATGTCGCGGCTGAAGGAATAGGCGGTCAGGCCGCCGGCGAGCAGCAGCGCGTAGAACCCGAACAGGATGGCGTAGGCGTTCTCCGGCGACGTCCGGGCCGCGGCGGTGGCGAAGACGCCGCCGGACAGGAACTGGATCACCCCGGCCCCGCCGATCGAGAAGAAGTTCATCAAAGTGACGCCGCGGCCGATGAGATGGGCCGGCACCATCGCCCTTGCATGCGCCATGATCAGCGCATAGCCGGCCCCGAAGAACGTCACCCCGGTCATCAGGATGACCGCGACCGTCGCGGAGCCGCCGCTGGTGGCGGCAAGACAGGCGAGAATGCTTCCGGTCAGCATGATGCCGACGAACGGCACCCGCTTGCGCGTGTTGAACAGCACGTCGAGCGGCCCGTAGGTGATCGTGCCGAGGATCAGCGCGATCGCCATGACGAAGGTCGCCCGGCCGATGGACTCGATGTCGTAACCGTGGACGTCGGCCAGGAACGGGCCGGCCCACAGGCCGCGCAGATTGGCGGCGGGCGCGTAGGCGACAAAGGCGATGGCCATCAGCGGCCAGAGCTGGCGCGTCTTCAACAGCGTCAGCAGCGAGCCGCTTCCGCCCGGGGCGCTGGCTGCCGGCGGGTCCCGAACCAGCGCTTCGACTGCCAGGGCCGCGGCGAGCGTGATACCCGCCAGCGCCGCCATGACGGCGCGCCAGCCGTAGGTCTCGGTGGCAAGAGCCAGCGGCGCCGACCCGAGGACGCCGCCCGAGAGGCCGAACGCCACGATCCAGGAGGCGAACATCGCGAAGCGGCGCGGCGGAAAACGCCGCGCCAGGATGTAGAACGCCGCCATCAGCACCGCCGAGCAGCCGATGCCGATCAGCGCCATGGCCGTGACGATCGCGGCGGGTCCCTGGGCGAGCGAGAACAGGATGGCACCAGCGACAGCCGCCAGCAGCAGCAGCGAGGTCGTGCGGCGCGGACCGTAGCGGTCGAGCGACCAGCCGACCGGGAACTGCATCAGGGCGAAGGCGATGAACCAGACGCCCGACGCCGTCGCCAGTGCCGCCTCGCCGACCCCGAGGTCGGCGGACAGCACCGGCGCCAGCACGGCGAGGAAGGACCGGAAGAACTGCGACAGCACATAGGTGATGGCGAGAACAACGATGGCGCTCACGGCACCACCGCCCGTTCCGGCCGCGGGCCGATATGCTCGATGGTCATCCGCTCTGCCTCGGTCAGATCAGGAGATCCGCGAGGATCTGGTTGTCGGTGATGTCCTGGTAGCTGACGCCGCCCTCGTCGAACCGTGCCAGGAGGCTGGGGAAGTTGGCAGGGTCCTTGGTCTCGATGCCGATGAGGATCGAGGCGAAGTCGCGGGCGGACTTCTTCAGATATTCGAAGCGGGCGATGTCGTCGTCCGGGCCGAGATAGTCGAGGAAGTCCTTCAGCGCGCCGGGCCGCTGGGCGAGGCGCAGGATGAAGTACTTCTTCAGCCCCTCGTAGCGCAACGCCCGCTCCTTGACGTCGGGCAGGCGCTCGAAGTCGAAATTGCCGCCGGAGACGACGAGGACGACGGTCTTGCCCTGCACCGTGTCGCCGAGTTCGCGCAGCGCGTCGATGGCAAGGGCGCCGGCGGGCTCCAGCACGATGCCCTCGACATTCAGCATCTCCAGCATGGTCTGGCAGAGCCGGCCTTCCGGCGAGAGCAGCACGTCGTCGGGCGCGAAGGCCGAGAGCGTCGCATACGGCAGCGCCCCGATCTCGGCGACCGCGGCGCCGTCGACGAAACCGTCGAGCTGCGGCAGCCGCACGCGCTCGCCCCTGACGAGGCTGCTGCGCAGGCTGGGCGCGCCCAGCGGCTCGACGAAGCGGAACTGCGGCCGGGTCTCGCCCTCGAAATAGCGCACCAGCCCCGATGCCAGGCCGCCGCCGCCGACCGGCAGCACCAGCATGTCGGCGATCTCACCATCCAGCTGCGCGACGATCTCGAGGCAGACGCTGGCCTGGCCCTCGACGATGTCCTCATGGTCGAAGGGCGGCACCATCGCGGCGCCGGTCTCGGCGGAATAGCTGCGCGCCGCGGCGTAGCAGTCGTCGAAGAAGTCGCCGACCAGCTCGATCTCGACGGCGTCGCCGCCGAACACCCGGGTCTTGTCGATCTTCTGCTGCGGCGTCGTCACCGGCATGAAGATCCGGCCGTTGAGGCCGAAGTGCCGGCAGGCGAAGGCAAAGCCCTGGGCGTGGTTGCCGGCCGAGGCGCAGCAGAACCGGCCCGTGGCGGTGCCGGCGGCGATGCGCTTGCGCATGAAGTTGAAGGCGCCGCGGATCTTGTAGGAGCGGACCGGCGTCAGGTCCTCGCGCTTGAGATAGATGCGGGCGCCATAGCGCGCCGACAGGTGCTCGTTGAGCTGCAGCGGCGTCGGCGGAAACAGCGCGCGGAGGGCCTGTTCCGCGGTGGCGACACGGCAGCGGAATTCGGACTGGGACATGGACTGATACTTTGACAACGAGGGCGCCGCGATGCGGCTGCCTGGGACGGACCGAACGCCGACGGGCGGCGAGGAGATGCGGCGGACCTCAGAGGGACGCCGCGGGCCGGACGCGTCTAGCCGTCGGAACGCTGCGCGGCAGCGAACGCGGTATCCGCGCCGGCGCCGATAATCGAGGCGGCAACTCCACCGATCGATGTCGTCATAGCCATCGCACGCCCCCTTCTTCGCAGGTTCATCGTCGTTTCACCGGCAGCCATCGGCCATCGCCGGCAGTTTGTAAAGTCGCGCAACGCGGGGTCCGGCTCAGACGAAGAGATCGACGAGTTCGAACCGGTCGACATCGACGATGCCCTTGTCGGAGATCCGGAGGCTCGGGATGACCGCCAGCGCCAGCAGCGAGTGCTGCATGTAGGCGTTGTTCAGGGTGCAGCCGGCGTCCCGCATGGCGCCGATCAGCCCGTCGGCCTTGGCGGCGACGATCTCGGCGCGCTCGTTCGACATCAGCCCGGCGATCGGCATCTCGATCAGCGCCCGTTCCTCGCCGTCGGCGAAGAACACCACCCCGCCGCCGACTTCGCCGAGCCGGTTGGCGGCGAGCGCCATGTCTTCCTCTGACGTGCCGACGACGATCATGTGGTGGCAGTCATGCGCCACGGTCGATGCCATGGCGCAGCTGCCGCGATAGCCGAAGCCCGACACGAAGCCGTTTACCAGGGTCCCTGAGCCGCGATGCCGCTCGATCAGCGCGATGCGGCAGATGTCATGGGCGGGGTCGGCCAGGGCGACGCCGTCCTCTACCGGCACCCGGGCCGTCAGGGCGCGCGTTGGCGCCTGGTTTTCCACGACGCCGATCACCCGCACCGGAACCGTCGCGCCGGCGCCGGCCGGTGCCTTGACCCGGAAGTCGTCCGCCGCCAGCGTCCTTCCCAGCCGCACCGTATCGGTGGCGCTCGCAGGATAGGCGTAGGACGGCATGTCGGCCTCGAGCCGGCCCGCCGATGCGAGGCGAACGCCCCGGCCGTAGACCGCGTCGATCGTGAGTTCGGCAAGGTCGGAGACGATCAGGAAGTCGGCGCGCCGGCCGGGCGTCACCGAACCGATCTCGCGCTCCAGCTTGAAGTGCTCGGCCGTGTTGATCGTCGCCATCTGGATCGCGGTGATCGGCTTCAGCCCGCGGCTGATGGCGTGACGCACGGCGCGGTCCATATGGCCGTCGCGGACCAGCGTGCCGGAATGGCAGTCGTCGGTGCACAGGATGAAGTTGCGCGAATCGAGGCCCATCTCGGTGATCGCGCGGACCTGGGTGGCGACGTCATACCAGGCAGAGCCCAGCCGCAGCATCGCCTTCATGCCCTGGCGCACACGCGCCACCGCATCCTCCATGCGGGTGCCCTCGTGATCGTCCTCCGGCCCGCCGGCGACATAGCCGTGGAAGGCGCGGCCGAGATCGGGCGAGGCGTAGTGGCCGCCGACCGTGCGGCCGGCGCGCCGGGTCGCGGCGATCTCGCCGACCATGGTCGGGTCGTTGGCGGCGACCCCCGGGAAGTTCATCACCTCGCCGAGGCCGATGATTCCCGGCCAGCCCATCGCCTCGGCGACGTCGTCGGGACCGAGCACCGCGCCGCCCTCCTCCAGCCCCGGCGCCGAGGGCACGCAGGAAGGCATCTGCACCCAGACATTGACCGGCTGGGCCAGCGCCTCGTCATGCATCAGCCGGACGCCCGGCAGGCCGAGGACGTTGGCGATCTCGTGCGGATCGATGAACATCGAGGTGGTGCCGTGCGGGATGACGGCCCGGCAGAACTCGGTCACCGTCACCATGCCGCTCTCGACATGCATGTGGGCGTCGCAGAGGCCCGGAACGACGTAGCGCCCGGCGGCGTCGACCACGGTCGTGGCCTCGCCGATCGCGTGCGAGGCATCGGGGCCGCAATAGGCGAAGCGGCCGGCGGCGACCGTTATGTCGGTCGCCGGGATGATCTCGCCGGAATGGACGTTCACCCAGCGGGCATCGCGGATGACCAGGTCGGCCGGCCGACGGCCCGTCGCCACGTCAACGAGCGTCGGCGCCACCGCCTCGAAAGGGGGAAATTGCTGAGCCAGGGTTCCGCCCTCCGTCTCGGCTTGCCTTGTTGCGGACAAACTTTCGTGAACGGGGAACCGCCCCGTAATGCCGCCTTGGTTACCATGCGAGCGGAGCCGGCGCCATCCGCACCCTGCCCTCCGAAAGCCCGGGGACTCCGCGTTTTGCTGGTGCGGGCGGCGGGACTCGAACCCGCACGGGACGAGGCCCGAGGGATTTTAAGTCCCTTGCGTCTACCATTTCGCCACGCCCGCTCATCGCGGCAAGTCATCCGAGCGGGGCATCGGTGTCAAGTTCTGTGGGTCTGGCGCAACAGGCGGCCAAGATTCCGATGGCGAAATAGGGCGTAAATGCGTAAGGTGCAGGTCATCAAAACGGCCGCCAAGGCCGAGGCTGGGGGCATGGAAATGGCAGGCAATTTCAGCCGTCACGACGGGCCGCGGGCGCACGACGACCTGCCCAATCTCGACATGCCAGAGGTCGGGGGAATCGATCTCCTGGCGCGGTTGCGCACGCAGAATTTCGCCCTCGAACGGCTGCGCAACGCGCTCGATTTCGAGGACGATGTCGCCAGCCCGCCGGAGCGCGAGCCGCTGCCGGTATAGTCTCTCCCCGACCGTCTCAAGCAACCCGCCGGATATGAGCGACAAGCGGCCCCTTTGGGGGCCGCCCGCATTTTCTGGTAGTAGCACCGGACGATGCCGGCGCGGGGCCGCGTCGCCTCAGGCGGTGAGCTTGCCGGCGATCTCGGCGATGTGCCTGCCCTGGAAGCGCGCGCCGTCCAGCTCGATCGCGCTCGGCATGCGCGAGCCGTCACCCTTGGCGATGGTCGTCGCGCCGTAGGGCGAACCGCCGACGATCTCGTCCATGTTCATCTGGCCGGCGAAGGAATACGGCAGCCCGACGACGATCAGCCCGTGGTGGAGCAGCGTCTTGTGCGCCGAGATCAGCGTCGTCTCGTTGCCGCCGTGCTGCGTCGCCGAAGATGCGAAGGCGCCGCCGACCTTGCCGACCAGCGCGCCGGTCGCCCAGAGCGGGCCGGTGCGATCCCAGAACGCCTGCATCTGCGACGCCATGTTGCCGTACCGTGTGGGCACGCCGATGATGATCGCGTCGTAGCCGGGCAGTTCCGTCGGGTCGCAGACCGGATAGGGATGGTCAGTCTTGAAGTGCGCCGCCTCGATGACCTCCTGCGGCGCCGTTTCCGGGACCCGCTTGATGTCGACCGTCGCCCCGGCACTCTCGGCGCCTTCGGCCACCGCCTTCGCCATCGTCTCGATATGTCCGTAGCTCGAATAGTAGAGAACGAGAACCTTCGCCATGAAGCACTATTCCTTGTCTTGAGAATTCATCCGTGAGGGCGTCCGGCGCCCGCGAACGCATATCGCACTTCTTCGATGAATTGCCCGGTATCGGCAGGTGACGAACCGTCGCCGCGGGCGAGACAATCTTCCGAGCGCAGGTCCCGGGCCGCCTTGCTTTCCGCCGGATGAGGACCTTCTAATGATTTCAACAGTCGCTCCGGAGCAAAGAATGATCGCCGCCACCGCCGCCATGCTCGCCATCGGCGATGAACTTCTCTCCGGCAGGACCAAGGACCGCAATATCGGCTATCTCGCGGAGATGATGACGATCGCCGGCATCGACCTGAAGGAGGTGCGCATTGTCGGCGACGAGCCGCATCTCATCGCCGATACGCTGAACACGCTGCGCCGGCAGTACGACTACGTCTTCACCTCCGGCGGCATCGGCCCGACCCACGACGACATCACCGCCGATGCGGTCGCGGCGGCCTTCGGTCTGCCGATTGGCGAGCACCCGGAGGCGATGGAACGGCTATCGGCGCATTACGCGGCGCGCGGGCTGGAATTCACCTCCGCCCGGCGGCGCATGGCGCGGACGCCGGAGGGGGCGAGCCTAATCGACAACCCAGTCTCCGTCGCCCCAGGCTTCCGGGTCGACAATGTCTTCGTCATGGCCGG
It encodes:
- the sseA gene encoding 3-mercaptopyruvate sulfurtransferase, with protein sequence MTQNPFLITPEQLAETLGRPGIAVVDASWYLPAQNRFARAEYEQAHIPGAVFFDQDAVVDPASHLPHTLPPEAVFAEAAGRMGISDTDTIVVYDGMGLFSAPRVWWLFRVFGARDVRLLDGGFPAWQAAGLPVEAEVPSPAPAVFDARLDRDAVASLDEMKAWVAGGGRQIADARPADRFAGEAPEPRAGVRAGHMPGAASVPIGLVTDEGRLKQPEALRETFAAAGVDPDGPVVTSCGSGVTAAVLSLALASLGNRDVKLYDGSWTEWGSATDTPVETGR
- a CDS encoding cysteine synthase A, which encodes MPRYNSVLDAIGNTPLIRLHRASEETGCEIYGKAEFLNPGQSVKDRAGLAIIRDAEDKGLLDPGAIIVEGTAGNTGIGLALVANALGYRTVIVIPETQSEEKKDALRLMGAELIEVPAVPYRNPNNYVKLSGRLAEQLARTHPQGAIWANQFDNVANRDAHVVTTAEEIWHQTAGEVDGFICAVGTGGTLAGTAIGLKRRSGRIKIGIADPMGASLYNYYAHGELKAEGSSITEGIGQGRITANLEGFKPDFAYQIPDEDALRIVFGLVREEGLCLGGSSGINIAGAIRMAREMGPGHTIVTVLCDYGNRYQSKLFNPAFLREKGLPTPDWIEAKPEFDIPYESVSEQ
- a CDS encoding carboxylesterase, which encodes MILRLVVVFVFLLALSLAAVWFAGPREPADLASSFDPAVIGNDPDAYLARTEADVPNLRPNAQKEIVWAFPASKARTPLAIVYVHGFSAAKGETRPLADDVARALGANLFYTRLSGHGRDGAAMEQATVNDWVNDLAEAVAIGRAIGNRVVIIATSTGAALAATAAAEGGFMQDVAGLVLISPNFGLLDRWSFVLDLPFAREILPLLGGDSYGFEPASPAQAENWTTRYPIGALAPMGALLRAARSADFQAVLTPLLVLYSTRDAIVDPAATEAVVAEWAGPAEAVEVTGSGDPANHVLAGDILSPQTTADVAARITAWIEAPPPG
- a CDS encoding MFS transporter; translated protein: MSAIVVLAITYVLSQFFRSFLAVLAPVLSADLGVGEAALATASGVWFIAFALMQFPVGWSLDRYGPRRTTSLLLLAAVAGAILFSLAQGPAAIVTAMALIGIGCSAVLMAAFYILARRFPPRRFAMFASWIVAFGLSGGVLGSAPLALATETYGWRAVMAALAGITLAAALAVEALVRDPPAASAPGGSGSLLTLLKTRQLWPLMAIAFVAYAPAANLRGLWAGPFLADVHGYDIESIGRATFVMAIALILGTITYGPLDVLFNTRKRVPFVGIMLTGSILACLAATSGGSATVAVILMTGVTFFGAGYALIMAHARAMVPAHLIGRGVTLMNFFSIGGAGVIQFLSGGVFATAAARTSPENAYAILFGFYALLLAGGLTAYSFSRDMRTR
- a CDS encoding ornithine cyclodeaminase family protein: MRVIAFADADGLLSWTSVADAIAAGHRLPAPEIGDMLLSSDGRSLLNRAAWIPGLGIALKSVTVYPDNPRQDPPLPTVQGSVLVFDEASGAPVALVDGILVTKWKTAGDSVLGARLLARPDSRRLLICGAGALARSLVAAYREVFPGLDEIRIWNRTPEKAAQLAAEWQAEGIAVRAVTDLPAAVADSDIVSTATMAVEPFLEGAWLRPGTHVDLIGAYRPDMREADDAVLTRGELFVDSRRTTIGHIGEIEIPLRRGVIDAAAIRGDLAELVSGKVGRSGPDAITVFKNGGGAHLDLMVADLIRRTVTALG
- a CDS encoding alanyl-tRNA editing protein; this translates as MEARLERIEPATGDGPAGLVLARTNFFAAGGGQPGDSGFVETEDGRQIRVVDTVYAPDKTTVLMLAEAGAALPEPGATLVLHVDWKRRYRLMRMHTACHLLSVVCPFPITGAAVGEDESRVDFDIPDASADKAEITAKMMQLVSDNHPVFTRWITDAELDANPGLVKSANVRPPRGTGRIRLVCIGEDGSVDTQPCGGTHVQETGEVGEIHIGKIEKKGKINRRFRIRFGPLPA
- a CDS encoding N-acetyltransferase yields the protein MPLLTTTVTSLQLSNPPEHMVPPPSFPEPIVVEEVPRIPLERYRALYRAVGEPHHWTSRLLPDEDLRREIYGPAIRIFVASSGAAPVGWFEIETRPAIGESRIVHLGVMPGFRGRGLAGFLLSQAIRAGFSTGITCVSIETNTLDHPAALPLYLKHGFRPFATREVQTPAIVPTAARTPATTP
- the ilvA gene encoding threonine ammonia-lyase IlvA produces the protein MSQSEFRCRVATAEQALRALFPPTPLQLNEHLSARYGARIYLKREDLTPVRSYKIRGAFNFMRKRIAAGTATGRFCCASAGNHAQGFAFACRHFGLNGRIFMPVTTPQQKIDKTRVFGGDAVEIELVGDFFDDCYAAARSYSAETGAAMVPPFDHEDIVEGQASVCLEIVAQLDGEIADMLVLPVGGGGLASGLVRYFEGETRPQFRFVEPLGAPSLRSSLVRGERVRLPQLDGFVDGAAVAEIGALPYATLSAFAPDDVLLSPEGRLCQTMLEMLNVEGIVLEPAGALAIDALRELGDTVQGKTVVLVVSGGNFDFERLPDVKERALRYEGLKKYFILRLAQRPGALKDFLDYLGPDDDIARFEYLKKSARDFASILIGIETKDPANFPSLLARFDEGGVSYQDITDNQILADLLI